The stretch of DNA TGGAAATTTTCTTGCAGGTCCTGGTTGTTCTTCATTAGGAGTTGGGGCATTTTCTGAAAATGGGCCATTTAGGCCAAGTGGGGAGGTACTTGTCAGGAACCAATATAGCTGGAATAGAGGTATGAAAAGTTTATCCATTTGTTTCTGAGTTTGTTGTTTGGTTTCATGGGTAAAGGGCGATTCTGATCTTTACTTGTATGCTCTCAAATTTGCAGAAGCAAATATGTTGTACTTGGAGTCACCAGTTGGAGTTGGGTTTTCTTATGCAACTGATTTCTCCTCTGATGAGGCTGTAAATGACAAGATCACAGGCATGCTTCACCAATTTCATTGTTCAATACTTACTCTCCaccaaacttcttttcttttctaaaatttcttgattttccTTCCCAAATTTCCTTGTACAAGTCTTGTAAGCAAAGAAAGATAAGCCTATTTTTGTTCAGGAATAAATTCATGactgaagaagaaacaaaatttcTACACCGAAAATCCGAGTcaacttctttttcctttttctttttctttttcttccttttttattattatttatatttatatttttgaggtGATCCTTTGTTCTCCATAGGAAAGCTTTTGATTTCTTTCTACACAAAGAGGAGTTGGCCAAAAATTCTTTTCTACAAAAGCTCAATATGTCATTTGGTGTAGCACTATTAATCTTTCACTTTACAGTTATAAGGACCTGACCTTTGCAGAAGGCTACCTTTGGTTTCTGACACTTTTAACCTTTATATTTGTCGTTTATAGCCAGGGACAATCTGGTGTTCTTGCAAAGATGGTTTGAGAGATTCCCACTATATAGGAACAGAAGTTTGTTCATTACGGGGGAGAGCTATGCTGGTATATTCTTTTGTTGTTTCAACACGATCGTATGCCTTCCTTCAGTCAAATAAGATAAACAGGAATAGAGACTGAgtagcttttcttttctttttactgcTCATATCCAGGTCATTATGTTCCCCAACTAGCAGAACTCATGCTTCAAATGAAGAAGGAGTTGTTCAACTTGAAAGGCATTGCTGTTAGTATTTTCCCAAAATTTCCATCTACTCACTTAAAAACCGCTCATATACACTGGATGTTAACTTATTTGCAATATAATTCGATGAACAGATAACTAATTCAAACCCAATATTTCTGAGACTTTCAATTTGCCCGTAAATTCTTGTTCTAAGATGCGTTTCTCCTCCGGTTGCAGTTGGGTAATCCTGTCTTAGAGTTTTCCACGGACTTCAATTCAAGGGCTGAGTTCTTCTGGGCGCATGGATTGATATCGGATTCTACATACAAATTGTTCACTTCTGTTTGTAACTATTCACGATATGTGAGTGAATATTACAGAGATAGTGTTTCTCTGATTTGTTTAAAGGTGATGAGCCAAGTGAATAGAGAAACCAGTAGATTTGTGGACAAGTATGATGTTACCCTTGATGTCTGTATATCGTCTGTGTTCTCACAATCCAAAGTCCTGAGTCCTAAGGTGAGTACTTACATCATTTGCTGGCATTTCCATCCACTCCAAACTGGATTCCATATTTAAATTGCCTTTATGAATCAAATATAAACAACTCAGTAATTCTGGTTTTCTTTGTCCAACAGCAAGTTGGTGAGACAATAGATGTCTGCGTGGAAGATGAAATAGTAAATTATCTAAACAGGAGAGATGTGCAGATGGCTCTTCATGCACGTCTTGTAGGAGTACGTCGATGGGCTGTTTGTAGCAAGTACTTCTCTTCTAACATAAATCAGATTAATACGTCTTGAAAGACATGAAATATACAAGTTTGCAAGGCTTTACgcttgaaagaaaaatgaagttttgCACATTCCTCTTCTTTTAAATCTTTGGTCGTTTGGGGGTGATTTTGTTTCATTAAGTTCTTAAAAAACTTATTCTCTGCCATGTTTATTGCAGTATCCTCAACTATGAGCTACTTGACTTGGAGATTCCAACAATCTCAATCGTTGGAAAACTCATCAAGGCAGGAATCCCAGTCTTGGTTTACAGGTAAATGCATATGGCCTTTACTCTTTCATGTTTTAAGGTTACCAATATTAGTTGAATAAatgaatgcaaaaaataaaaaaataaaaaaaacttgtatcCTGAAGATCATTGTTATTGACTACATATTGATTTCCAAATTACAGTGGAGACCAAGATTCTGTCATCCCTTTGACTGGAACAAGAACATTAGTTCGTAGACTAGCAGAGGAATTAGGACTGAAAACTACTGTGCCGTACAGAGTCTGGTTTGAAGGGCAACAGGTGAATCTAGTTGAAAAATACTCAGGTCTTAATAATTACTAGGTGTTATTACTGAGAAGTTTGTTGTTCTAAATAGATTTTCAATGCCTTACCTTCAGGTTGGTGGCTGGACTCAAGTTTATGGTAACATTCTTTCATTTGCCACCATT from Juglans microcarpa x Juglans regia isolate MS1-56 chromosome 3S, Jm3101_v1.0, whole genome shotgun sequence encodes:
- the LOC121257410 gene encoding serine carboxypeptidase-like 45, with the translated sequence MLSLPLKTKAMAVALLLLHFFTAAVSSPSQVDRIDRLPGQPQVGFGQYSGYVTVDAKKQRALFYYFAEAEVDPASKPLVLWLNGGPGCSSLGVGAFSENGPFRPSGEVLVRNQYSWNREANMLYLESPVGVGFSYATDFSSDEAVNDKITARDNLVFLQRWFERFPLYRNRSLFITGESYAGHYVPQLAELMLQMKKELFNLKGIALGNPVLEFSTDFNSRAEFFWAHGLISDSTYKLFTSVCNYSRYVSEYYRDSVSLICLKVMSQVNRETSRFVDKYDVTLDVCISSVFSQSKVLSPKQVGETIDVCVEDEIVNYLNRRDVQMALHARLVGVRRWAVCSNILNYELLDLEIPTISIVGKLIKAGIPVLVYSGDQDSVIPLTGTRTLVRRLAEELGLKTTVPYRVWFEGQQVGGWTQVYGNILSFATIRGASHEAPFSQPERSLMLFKSFLVGRPLPEAF